A DNA window from Arachis duranensis cultivar V14167 chromosome 3, aradu.V14167.gnm2.J7QH, whole genome shotgun sequence contains the following coding sequences:
- the LOC107476788 gene encoding uncharacterized protein LOC107476788, protein MLNSVRRNTVIKNSVIIPLYENDMKEREKEKKNMTMDRGSESSSESPTRELKVISIECLRATSKSDEWSAADVLQSGDIVEEIRIGSSAGSLVRFRQPFKNGRTGLNKILHDAYKKKETSVLVRVRRGPHEFVELQACVVPGDSSSGKKNYFLRSIADANYVVGFLDTTESECYRLQGSRASRMVSALTRSKAQDGYVSYPWEKKMQEMLSVPNSGNFISMLFLPKASDRVASRYHDVEDTLARANAWLNAAQASGVPLVFMNIQTESLLTKISGETASSTVNSGSLADFSNVANESLYGFEDYHGVDIGVVRAVRLWYAPIGGELSIEIKLKDDDTKLGFAISRTEEGFIFISSVIDNSEENAPATRSGLNHVYRAARDTCRLLVVSRVSNQRVLPWMVSSTGAIRCYDTVSLSHKLSLHRHTKVPILLHVFLWDRVLASSIGAANMSPKVVHSNQNKPVATDDGSHQPLKLQRDSVGDLSFRFQDFSFSSNWV, encoded by the exons ATGTTGAACAGTGTAAGAAGAAACACTGTGATAAAAAATTCAGTCATTATACCCTTATATGAAAATGAtatgaaagagagagagaaagagaagaaaaacatgACCATGGATCGAGGCTCAGAGAGCAGTTCAGAGTCACCAACAAGGGAGTTGAAAGTTATCTCCATAGAGTGTTTACGAGCAACTTCAAAATCCGATGAATGGAGCGCCGCCGACGTGCTTCAAAGCGGCGATATAGTAGAGGAGATCCGGATTGGCTCATCGGCCGGTTCCTTGGTCCGGTTCAGGCAACCCTTCAAGAACGGTCGGACCGGACTCAACAAGATCCTTCATGATGCATACAAGAAGAAGGAGACGTCCGTCCTTGTAAGAGTCCGACGTGGACCTCATGAGTTCGTTGAGCTGCAGGCCTGCGTCGTCCCCGGAGACTCCTCCTCCGGCAAGAAGAACTACTTCTTGAGGTCCATCGCCGATGCCAATTACGTCGTTGGCTTCTTGGACACAACCGAAAGTGAATGCTACCGCTTACAAG GTTCAAGGGCGAGTAGGATGGTAAGTGCACTAACAAGAAGTAAGGCACAAGATGGATATGTATCATATCCATGGGAGAAGAAGATGCAGGAGATGCTTTCAGTTCCCAATTCTGGCAACTTCATCTCCATGTTATTTCTTCCCAAAGCTTCCGACCGAGTGGCGTCTCGCTACCACGACGTGGAGGACACTCTAGCGAGGGCAAATGCATGGCTTAATGCAGCTCAAGCTTCAGGGGTTCCTCTTGTCTTTATGAACATCCAAACTGAGTCACTACTCACTAAG ATATCTGGAGAGACAGCATCTTCAACGGTGAATTCAGGGTCATTAGCTGATTTTTCAAACGTTGCAAATGAAAGCCTTTATGGATTTGAGGACTATCATGGAGTAGACATAGGTGTTGTTAGAGCAGTTAGGCTATGGTACGCTCCCATTGGGGGAGAGCTCTCAATAGAGATCAAACTCAAAGATGATGACACAAAACTTGGCTTTGCCATTAGTCGCACCGAAGag GGTTTCATTTTCATCTCATCGGTGATTGATAACAGTGAAGAAAACGCACCAGCAACACGGTCGGGGCTAAACCATGTATACAGAGCAGCAAGAGATACATGCAGGTTGCTGGTGGTTTCTCGGGTTTCGAATCAGAGAGTGCTTCCATGGATGGTGTCTTCAACAGGAGCAATAAGGTGTTATGACACTGTTTCATTGAGCCACAAACTTTCATTGCATAGACACACCAAAGTTCCAATTCTCCTTCATGTCTTCCTTTGGGACCGTGTATTGGCCTCTTCCATTGGTGCTGCAAACATGTCTCCCAAGGTAGTGCATTCAAATCAGAATAAGCCAGTTGCAACTGATGATGGTTCTCATCAGCCATTGAAGCTCCAGAGGGACAGCGTTGGGGATCTCTCTTTTAGATTCCAAGACTTTTCTTTCTCTAGCAATTGGGTATGA